A single region of the Deefgea piscis genome encodes:
- a CDS encoding S41 family peptidase has protein sequence MMRMNQGQKWALRCSAMGLTALLSACGGGGDGPGIFDGPSADLGNKPAVTPAPSTAVVAQKCSVNNPYRFDDTPLSTSGTLNDEKAWLKDNMSKNYLWYKDMPTVDAAAPAYSNESQVFGSLSAYFQALKTPLLTSSGAKVDKFSFIASTLAWNGYVDSGKVLEYGIQWHATGDKAPLVIRVAYVEPNSPADRAGIVRGDILKSVDGIAGDFSVAGLNALLYPSNSAAHQFTFDRAGNVKTATLAATDITISPVPMNKVIEVAGKKTGYLIFNSHISTAEQPLINAVQNFKDNNVSELILDLRYNGGGYLYIASELAYMIAGERATQNKVFEHLQYNDKRPVDTANGVIPFYNSTSKSQFLPTLNLKRVYILASGNTCSASESIINGLRGIDIDVQIIGNTTCGKPYGYIAKSNCGISYFPIEFKGVNDKGTGDFTDGFAPQCSANDDFTKPLGDTSEGLLAAAIYRQANPNLCKPAAAMAYSGTARIGQGASQGLVIKPEMQNNKYWTVR, from the coding sequence ATGATGCGAATGAATCAGGGGCAAAAATGGGCGTTGCGTTGTTCAGCAATGGGTTTGACGGCGTTATTAAGTGCTTGTGGTGGTGGCGGTGATGGCCCAGGGATTTTTGATGGTCCATCAGCCGATTTGGGCAATAAGCCAGCAGTCACACCTGCGCCAAGCACGGCGGTGGTGGCGCAAAAATGTTCAGTGAATAATCCTTACCGTTTTGACGATACGCCTTTGAGTACTAGCGGCACTTTGAATGATGAAAAAGCTTGGCTCAAAGACAATATGAGCAAAAATTACCTTTGGTATAAAGACATGCCAACGGTGGATGCTGCCGCACCTGCATATAGTAATGAATCCCAAGTGTTTGGCTCTTTATCCGCTTATTTTCAAGCTCTTAAAACACCGCTGCTGACGAGTTCAGGAGCTAAAGTCGACAAATTTAGTTTTATTGCAAGTACGCTTGCTTGGAATGGTTATGTCGACTCAGGTAAGGTGCTTGAATATGGTATTCAATGGCATGCCACCGGTGACAAAGCGCCGTTGGTGATTCGAGTGGCTTATGTTGAGCCCAATTCGCCAGCGGATCGTGCAGGCATTGTTCGTGGTGATATTTTAAAGTCTGTTGATGGCATAGCTGGCGATTTTAGCGTTGCGGGTTTGAATGCCTTGTTATATCCAAGCAATAGCGCGGCGCATCAATTTACTTTTGATCGCGCTGGTAACGTTAAGACGGCGACGCTGGCTGCAACTGACATCACGATTTCACCGGTGCCGATGAATAAAGTCATTGAGGTTGCCGGCAAAAAAACCGGGTATTTAATATTTAATAGCCACATTTCAACGGCAGAGCAGCCTTTAATTAATGCGGTGCAAAATTTCAAAGACAATAATGTCAGCGAGTTAATTTTGGATTTACGCTATAACGGCGGCGGTTATTTATATATTGCCAGCGAATTGGCCTATATGATTGCAGGGGAAAGAGCAACGCAAAATAAAGTATTTGAGCATTTGCAATACAATGATAAACGCCCTGTCGATACCGCCAATGGTGTGATACCGTTTTATAATTCCACTAGTAAAAGCCAATTCTTACCGACTTTAAATCTAAAACGGGTTTATATTTTGGCTTCAGGCAATACTTGCTCGGCGAGTGAATCGATTATTAATGGCTTGCGCGGTATTGATATTGATGTCCAAATTATTGGCAATACCACCTGCGGAAAACCTTATGGCTATATTGCTAAGTCCAATTGCGGTATTTCTTATTTCCCGATTGAATTTAAAGGCGTAAATGACAAAGGCACGGGTGATTTTACCGATGGCTTTGCGCCGCAGTGCAGCGCCAATGATGATTTTACTAAACCATTGGGCGACACCAGCGAAGGTCTACTTGCCGCCGCAATTTATCGTCAAGCCAATCCAAATTTATGTAAACCCGCGGCAGCCATGGCTTATTCGGGTACGGCCCGAATCGGGCAGGGTGCTTCGCAAGGCTTGGTGATCAAGCCTGAAATGCAAAACAATAAATATTGGACTGTTCGTTAA
- a CDS encoding S41 family peptidase translates to MKLKSVFSSCGLAFLLVACGGGGGGSTSATPSPTPSPGTAMAQKCSPNNPYRFDDTAFSTTGTLNDEKAWLKANMQEKYLWYLEIPNVNPALAQFSQEANPYASLDNYFKALKSPNLTASGAKKDQFSFTALTRDWQGFLESGAVLNYGIEWHYSRSSAPWQMTVAYVSPGSQAALVGVLRGDQLKTIDGLPADGTASNQAAVNAALYPKAASSHTMVFQRGANVLSFNVVADTTKTMPVLPAQIINTASGPVGYLVFNSHISSAEKPLIDAINLFKNNNVQSLILDLRYNSGGYLYIASELAYMIAGPNQIQNRVFDRLQFSDQRPAQTASNVIPFYATAQSTQSGMAGQLLPNLNLKQVFILATENTCSASEAIINGLRGIDVDVQIIGKTTCGKPYGFIGQSNCGISYFPIEFIGSNAKGFSDFTEGFAPQCSANDDFSRPLGDLNEGLLAAALFRRSNPNSCKPPIALNRSVATGGALGAAGAATTDPTAHIAKPEMHKNQYLAWPK, encoded by the coding sequence ATGAAATTAAAAAGTGTGTTTTCGTCTTGCGGGCTGGCTTTCTTGCTGGTTGCTTGTGGCGGCGGTGGTGGTGGTTCAACATCGGCAACACCGAGCCCAACGCCAAGTCCGGGTACGGCGATGGCGCAAAAATGTTCCCCCAATAATCCCTATCGGTTTGACGATACCGCTTTTAGCACCACCGGCACTTTGAATGACGAAAAAGCATGGCTAAAAGCCAATATGCAGGAAAAATATTTATGGTATCTAGAAATACCGAATGTGAATCCGGCGTTGGCGCAATTTAGCCAAGAAGCTAATCCATATGCATCGCTGGATAATTATTTCAAGGCGCTAAAATCGCCCAATTTAACCGCGTCGGGAGCAAAAAAAGATCAATTTAGTTTTACGGCTTTAACTCGCGATTGGCAGGGTTTTTTAGAAAGTGGCGCCGTTTTAAATTACGGTATTGAATGGCATTACAGTCGCAGCAGCGCGCCGTGGCAAATGACGGTGGCGTATGTGTCACCCGGCTCGCAAGCCGCGCTAGTGGGCGTGTTACGGGGGGATCAATTAAAAACCATTGATGGCTTGCCTGCCGACGGTACGGCCAGTAATCAAGCAGCGGTGAATGCTGCGTTGTACCCTAAAGCGGCGAGCTCACACACGATGGTATTTCAGCGCGGCGCGAATGTATTGAGTTTTAATGTTGTAGCCGATACGACTAAAACCATGCCGGTCTTGCCGGCACAGATTATTAATACCGCCAGTGGGCCAGTGGGGTATTTGGTGTTTAATTCGCATATTAGCAGCGCTGAAAAACCATTAATTGATGCGATTAATTTATTTAAAAACAATAATGTGCAATCGTTAATTTTAGATTTACGCTATAATAGCGGCGGTTATTTATATATTGCCAGTGAATTGGCGTATATGATTGCCGGGCCAAATCAAATTCAAAATCGGGTGTTTGATCGTTTGCAATTTAGTGATCAACGCCCCGCGCAAACGGCGTCAAATGTCATCCCATTTTATGCCACGGCACAATCCACACAATCGGGAATGGCGGGGCAGTTATTGCCCAATTTGAATTTAAAGCAGGTTTTTATTTTAGCTACAGAAAACACCTGTTCAGCGAGTGAAGCAATTATCAATGGTTTGCGTGGGATTGATGTTGATGTGCAAATCATTGGTAAAACCACCTGTGGCAAACCGTACGGCTTTATTGGTCAATCCAATTGCGGGATTTCTTATTTCCCGATTGAGTTTATTGGCAGTAATGCCAAAGGGTTTAGTGATTTTACCGAAGGGTTTGCGCCGCAATGCAGCGCCAATGATGATTTTAGCCGGCCTTTGGGCGATCTAAACGAAGGCCTGCTGGCGGCGGCTTTATTTCGGCGCAGCAACCCCAATTCGTGTAAGCCGCCGATTGCGCTTAATCGCTCTGTGGCGACGGGGGGCGCGCTCGGTGCCGCTGGTGCTGCGACTACCGACCCAACGGCGCATATTGCCAAACCAGAAATGCATAAAAATCAATACTTGGCATGGCCGAAATAA
- a CDS encoding glutathione S-transferase N-terminal domain-containing protein — MSNSPILYSFRRCPYAMRARWAIWHCQLSVEIREVVLRDKPQELWAVSPKGTVPALCLPDGKVMTESLEIMLWALGQDHAWHPSDLAAEQMALILQHDSEFKPLLDAYKYPERHLALSHQQHQENAMYWLETNLCKRLAVHTYLIDAEFHLSDAAIAPFIRQFAAVDRAWFVEHANPLLQQWLARVLQDDFFAAGMQKYPRWQAGDTPSYFPAQL; from the coding sequence ATGTCGAACTCACCGATTTTGTATTCATTTCGCCGCTGCCCCTACGCAATGCGCGCCCGATGGGCGATTTGGCATTGCCAACTCAGCGTTGAAATCCGTGAAGTGGTATTGCGCGATAAGCCACAGGAATTGTGGGCGGTATCGCCCAAAGGCACAGTGCCGGCGCTCTGCCTGCCGGATGGCAAAGTCATGACCGAAAGCTTAGAGATTATGCTGTGGGCGCTGGGCCAAGATCATGCTTGGCATCCCAGCGACTTGGCTGCAGAGCAAATGGCTTTAATCTTGCAGCACGACAGCGAATTTAAGCCCTTGCTTGACGCCTACAAATACCCCGAGCGGCATCTGGCATTGAGCCACCAGCAGCATCAAGAAAATGCGATGTATTGGCTGGAAACCAATCTATGTAAAAGGCTAGCGGTACATACCTACTTAATTGACGCAGAGTTTCACCTGAGCGACGCCGCCATTGCGCCGTTTATTCGGCAATTTGCTGCGGTGGATCGAGCGTGGTTTGTAGAGCACGCCAATCCACTGCTACAGCAGTGGTTAGCGCGTGTATTGCAGGATGATTTTTTTGCCGCTGGGATGCAAAAATACCCGCGCTGGCAAGCCGGCGACACTCCAAGCTATTTTCCCGCTCAGCTGTAA
- the ubiA gene encoding 4-hydroxybenzoate octaprenyltransferase produces MPTPYFKPQRWSAYIRLARMDKPIGTLLLLWPTLWGLWIAAQGRPDWSLLLIFCLGTWLMRSSGCVMNDWADRDFDGHVERTQNRPLATGEIKPKAALYFAAGLALLALLVALPLNHLALLLTIPAVFLAGSYPFTKRFLAIPQAYLGIAFSFGIPMAFAAQTGSVPLIAWALVAANLLWTVAYDTEYAMVDKPDDLKIGIKTSAITFGRFDVAAVMLCFGAFILCMLGIGYATGRGVIYFAGLAMVMLAVIDQYRRIRGRQRDACFAAFLANNRIGALIFAALVLDYAWPIAL; encoded by the coding sequence ATGCCAACGCCCTATTTCAAACCGCAGCGCTGGTCGGCGTATATTCGTTTAGCCCGTATGGATAAGCCCATCGGCACTTTATTACTGCTCTGGCCCACACTCTGGGGCTTATGGATCGCCGCGCAAGGTCGGCCCGATTGGTCGTTATTATTGATTTTTTGCCTTGGCACTTGGCTGATGCGCTCAAGTGGCTGCGTGATGAATGATTGGGCTGATCGCGATTTTGATGGCCATGTTGAACGCACCCAAAATCGCCCTTTAGCCACAGGCGAAATCAAGCCCAAAGCCGCACTGTATTTTGCCGCTGGCCTCGCTTTACTGGCTTTATTGGTGGCGCTGCCACTAAATCATTTGGCTTTATTACTCACCATTCCTGCGGTTTTTTTGGCGGGATCTTACCCCTTTACCAAACGGTTTTTAGCCATCCCGCAAGCGTATTTAGGCATTGCGTTTAGTTTTGGCATTCCAATGGCGTTTGCCGCGCAAACGGGCAGCGTGCCCTTGATCGCTTGGGCGCTGGTCGCGGCCAATCTACTTTGGACTGTGGCTTACGATACCGAATACGCCATGGTCGATAAGCCGGATGATCTCAAAATCGGCATCAAAACCTCAGCCATTACCTTTGGCCGCTTTGACGTTGCAGCGGTAATGCTGTGCTTTGGCGCTTTTATTCTGTGTATGTTGGGTATTGGTTATGCCACTGGCCGTGGAGTGATTTATTTTGCCGGTTTAGCCATGGTGATGCTGGCCGTTATTGATCAATATCGGCGGATTCGTGGTCGGCAGCGCGACGCCTGCTTTGCGGCTTTTTTGGCCAATAATCGCATCGGTGCGCTGATTTTTGCCGCCTTAGTGCTCGATTACGCTTGGCCGATTGCACTATGA
- a CDS encoding chorismate--pyruvate lyase family protein, translating into MLHTAFWHTPLALAPWPLRPWLSERGSLTQRLIAHFPQLTVRVLQQGFRRPHPDETQILKLPRASHVATREVLLCSQDRPLVFAHSITCRDNLHAGFHLFERSGSRPLGALLFADPCIRRSTLAWCQLSPRHPLWQKAQAAVGGQAATLWARRSVFYSGAAQLLVTEVFLSDFLLSSPCEPI; encoded by the coding sequence ATGCTGCATACCGCTTTTTGGCATACGCCCTTGGCCTTGGCGCCGTGGCCGTTGCGACCTTGGTTGAGCGAACGCGGCTCATTAACCCAACGTTTAATCGCGCATTTTCCGCAATTAACCGTGCGCGTTTTACAACAAGGCTTTCGCCGCCCACACCCAGATGAAACGCAAATTTTAAAGCTACCGCGCGCTAGCCACGTCGCGACACGCGAAGTCTTGCTCTGCAGCCAAGACCGCCCCTTGGTGTTCGCCCACAGCATTACCTGCCGCGACAATTTGCACGCGGGCTTTCATTTATTTGAGCGCTCCGGCAGCCGCCCTTTAGGCGCGCTATTGTTTGCCGACCCGTGCATTCGTCGCTCGACCCTCGCGTGGTGTCAGCTCAGCCCGCGCCATCCTTTATGGCAAAAAGCCCAAGCCGCCGTCGGCGGGCAAGCCGCGACTTTATGGGCGCGACGTTCGGTGTTTTATTCTGGCGCGGCGCAGCTTTTGGTCACCGAAGTTTTTTTAAGCGACTTTCTTTTGTCTTCACCTTGCGAACCCATTTAA
- a CDS encoding glycoside hydrolase family 18 protein, giving the protein MMKLPVLFLSALALTAPSFAAEKLVSYLPTWRDAKVVSQAGQQLPVLDYGILSFIEVDADGKAFLSPAAKAGADLWRAELVKAKKVNPKFNCMWAIGGWTGSRNIAKTAQTEAGREKLVQSAIGIMRDYQCSGLDLDWEHPVTGGDYAKDASPADAQNWVSLIRDLRQGLDAAGKKDKKAYVLSVATPGNNGGWVMQGYDLKAALPMLDWVFLMAYDRAGGWSKTATLQASLHAVPSDPDGGVFSSSKAIEYYLAQGAKPSQLMLGVPFYARGLGNVAAGPNGDGLAQSMSGPGLNDQAEVGVMTWGQLQAAQLPSQGWQVHRNAESGQTPYLYHADKKELITFDDPTSLAEKVKFVKDKKLGGVMIWEITQDDADFTLLKSLRRSLNAKPFS; this is encoded by the coding sequence ATGATGAAATTACCGGTGTTATTTTTGAGTGCGCTGGCTTTAACTGCGCCAAGTTTTGCCGCAGAAAAATTAGTGTCTTATTTGCCGACTTGGCGTGATGCCAAGGTAGTGAGCCAAGCGGGCCAGCAACTGCCGGTGCTCGATTATGGCATTTTGTCATTTATCGAAGTGGACGCTGATGGCAAAGCGTTTCTTTCGCCAGCGGCTAAAGCTGGGGCGGATTTATGGCGTGCTGAGTTGGTTAAAGCCAAAAAGGTCAATCCCAAATTTAACTGTATGTGGGCTATTGGTGGCTGGACTGGATCGCGCAATATCGCCAAAACTGCGCAAACCGAAGCGGGACGCGAAAAACTGGTGCAATCGGCGATTGGCATTATGCGCGATTACCAATGCAGCGGTTTGGATTTGGACTGGGAGCATCCAGTCACCGGTGGCGATTACGCTAAAGACGCATCACCAGCGGATGCGCAAAACTGGGTGAGTTTAATTCGTGATTTGCGCCAAGGCTTAGATGCTGCGGGTAAAAAAGATAAAAAAGCTTACGTGTTAAGCGTTGCCACCCCCGGCAATAATGGCGGTTGGGTGATGCAAGGGTATGACTTAAAAGCCGCATTGCCGATGCTCGATTGGGTGTTTTTAATGGCCTATGATCGCGCAGGCGGCTGGAGTAAAACCGCGACCTTGCAAGCGAGTTTACATGCCGTGCCGAGCGACCCAGATGGTGGGGTTTTCTCCAGCAGTAAAGCGATTGAATATTATCTGGCGCAAGGCGCTAAGCCATCGCAATTAATGCTCGGCGTACCGTTTTATGCCCGTGGCTTAGGCAATGTTGCCGCAGGCCCCAATGGCGACGGTTTGGCACAAAGTATGTCGGGCCCGGGTTTGAATGATCAGGCGGAAGTCGGGGTGATGACATGGGGCCAATTGCAGGCGGCGCAGTTGCCAAGTCAAGGCTGGCAAGTGCATCGCAATGCTGAATCAGGGCAAACGCCGTATCTCTACCATGCTGACAAAAAAGAGCTGATCACTTTTGACGATCCAACTTCATTGGCCGAGAAGGTCAAATTTGTAAAAGACAAAAAACTCGGCGGAGTGATGATTTGGGAAATCACGCAAGACGATGCGGATTTTACTTTGCTCAAAAGCTTGCGCCGAAGTTTAAACGCCAAACCATTTAGCTGA
- a CDS encoding AzlC family ABC transporter permease, translating to MQNSKPAFKIGVLDTLPLQMGVAPFALIFGTLAGPAGLSPWATMAMSVLVYAGSSQFLALSLLAVGAALPVIIFTTLIINLRHALYSASLQLPFAHLPFWRRALLAYFLTDETFAVVQSAASRKIRPLDSVMLGSGLVNFSTWVVFTGIGIVLGNNIPQLQYWGLEFAMVATFTGIVVPMLVSRAQVLCAVVAGTTALLAHGLPYKLGLLLAVLLGVWAAMRFKEKA from the coding sequence ATGCAAAATTCAAAACCAGCTTTCAAAATCGGTGTGCTCGATACCTTGCCTTTACAAATGGGCGTGGCCCCGTTTGCGCTCATTTTTGGCACTTTGGCCGGGCCAGCCGGTTTGTCGCCATGGGCAACCATGGCGATGTCGGTGCTGGTTTATGCCGGATCTAGCCAGTTTTTGGCGCTGAGCTTACTGGCTGTCGGCGCGGCGCTGCCGGTGATTATTTTTACCACGCTGATTATCAATTTGCGCCATGCGCTGTATAGCGCCAGCTTGCAACTGCCATTTGCCCATCTGCCATTTTGGCGGCGAGCGCTGCTGGCTTATTTCTTAACCGACGAAACTTTTGCCGTAGTGCAAAGCGCGGCCAGCCGCAAAATACGGCCACTGGATTCGGTGATGCTGGGCTCAGGTTTGGTCAATTTCAGCACGTGGGTTGTATTTACCGGTATCGGTATTGTGCTGGGCAACAACATTCCGCAGTTGCAATATTGGGGACTTGAATTTGCAATGGTGGCGACTTTTACCGGCATTGTGGTGCCGATGTTGGTGTCGCGCGCGCAAGTGCTGTGCGCGGTGGTGGCTGGCACGACGGCGCTATTGGCGCATGGTTTGCCGTATAAATTAGGCCTGCTGTTGGCAGTATTGCTTGGGGTATGGGCAGCAATGCGATTTAAGGAAAAGGCTTGA
- a CDS encoding AzlD domain-containing protein, with protein MDILTTIGLLLGMALVTYGLRVSFFLPGVGERFPPVLRQAASYVPVAVLTAIITPEIFVIQGHWQALSPQLGGCIATGLVVWRSKKLMLGIVLGMAVYYALRLL; from the coding sequence ATGGATATACTCACTACAATCGGTTTGCTGCTGGGCATGGCCTTGGTCACTTATGGATTGCGGGTGTCTTTTTTTCTACCCGGCGTCGGCGAGCGCTTTCCGCCGGTGCTACGCCAAGCGGCAAGCTATGTGCCGGTGGCGGTATTAACGGCGATTATTACCCCAGAAATTTTTGTGATTCAAGGGCATTGGCAAGCATTGAGCCCACAATTGGGCGGATGTATTGCCACCGGTTTGGTCGTCTGGCGCAGCAAAAAACTCATGTTGGGGATTGTGCTGGGTATGGCGGTGTATTACGCCTTGCGATTACTTTAG
- a CDS encoding type II secretion system F family protein codes for MSSFSPLPHAVRADLFSQLAVLERAGLPTDHALASLNLAPRYQPQLAAMRKALARGKTIAQAGVQAGLFNPLDAALIAASCHAGSPALLYSRLAEQSALIARLTQQVRAKLAMPALTLLLALLINPLPALIMGSLSLSGYALGVITPLLLIYLMYRLGRLVLQSFERNTSATLVKALLQTPLLGAWYLRSKQHDFIASLALLLHAGVSMFAAIPIAQSTLNCAYLQQQTQPLLRQLKRGQTLTAALSAVPWLADPRLVAMVETGEASGTLPDMLQRVANQQSADLAHSATQLAAWLPRLIYVLIAGWMAWGILTSGAMLPQVPADL; via the coding sequence ATGAGCTCATTTTCGCCACTACCGCATGCAGTTCGTGCTGATTTATTCAGCCAATTGGCCGTGCTCGAGCGCGCCGGCTTGCCGACGGACCATGCTTTAGCCAGCCTAAATCTAGCGCCGCGCTATCAGCCGCAGTTAGCCGCGATGCGTAAAGCCTTAGCACGTGGCAAAACCATTGCCCAAGCGGGCGTGCAGGCAGGTCTATTTAATCCACTGGACGCGGCACTCATCGCAGCGTCTTGCCATGCCGGCAGCCCTGCCCTGCTCTATAGCCGTCTAGCCGAGCAATCGGCACTCATCGCCCGTTTAACCCAACAAGTTCGCGCCAAATTAGCCATGCCCGCCCTCACCCTGTTGCTGGCGCTACTGATTAATCCACTACCCGCTTTGATAATGGGATCGCTCAGTTTATCCGGCTATGCTCTGGGGGTTATTACGCCGCTGCTGTTGATTTACTTGATGTATAGGCTTGGAAGATTGGTACTGCAATCGTTTGAGCGCAATACCTCAGCAACGCTGGTAAAAGCCCTGCTGCAAACACCGCTATTGGGCGCTTGGTATTTACGCAGCAAGCAACATGATTTTATCGCCAGTTTGGCGCTACTACTGCACGCTGGCGTGTCGATGTTTGCAGCCATACCCATTGCACAATCGACGCTGAACTGCGCGTATTTGCAACAGCAAACTCAGCCATTATTACGGCAATTAAAGCGCGGCCAAACGCTCACCGCGGCTTTAAGCGCCGTGCCATGGTTGGCCGATCCACGGTTGGTCGCGATGGTAGAAACCGGTGAAGCCAGCGGCACACTGCCCGACATGCTGCAACGCGTTGCCAATCAACAGAGTGCCGATCTAGCCCACAGCGCCACGCAATTAGCGGCCTGGCTGCCGCGCCTCATTTATGTGCTGATCGCCGGCTGGATGGCTTGGGGGATTTTGACCAGCGGCGCAATGCTGCCGCAAGTACCGGCGGATTTATAA
- the dapA gene encoding 4-hydroxy-tetrahydrodipicolinate synthase, with amino-acid sequence MTVTQTPLWTALITPMQADGCVDFAALTRLLHEQAAAGNGITLLGSTGEGANLSLAERQAIIEHAARLQLNVPLMVGVGGLDLASQLEWLAFCETQPVSAYLLVTPIYAKPGAQGQQRWFKALLDAVSKPCMLYNIPSRSGVALAEAAIAALIGHPNFWAVKESGGNPLRFAELKSAFPQIAWYSGDDVWFAEHALLGAAGLVSVASNVWPQQVADIVAKGLAGEAIGAVLRETAESLFVAPSPIPTKALMHYQQRIASNVLRLPLCAEDLASLAPLLAADLQWAAA; translated from the coding sequence ATGACTGTTACCCAGACCCCACTTTGGACCGCACTGATTACGCCGATGCAAGCCGACGGCTGCGTTGATTTTGCGGCGTTAACGCGCTTATTGCATGAGCAAGCTGCAGCCGGCAATGGCATTACGCTGCTCGGCTCAACCGGCGAAGGCGCGAATTTAAGTTTGGCCGAGCGCCAAGCGATTATCGAGCATGCGGCTCGTTTGCAACTGAATGTGCCGCTCATGGTTGGCGTAGGTGGTTTGGATTTGGCGAGTCAATTGGAATGGTTGGCTTTTTGCGAAACGCAGCCGGTGTCGGCATATTTATTGGTCACGCCAATTTATGCCAAGCCCGGCGCTCAAGGTCAGCAGCGCTGGTTTAAAGCCTTACTCGATGCGGTGAGCAAACCATGCATGTTGTATAACATTCCATCGCGCTCGGGCGTGGCTTTGGCCGAAGCTGCGATTGCGGCCTTAATTGGCCATCCGAATTTTTGGGCGGTAAAAGAGTCTGGTGGCAATCCACTGCGCTTTGCTGAGCTTAAATCGGCGTTTCCGCAAATTGCCTGGTACTCGGGTGACGATGTGTGGTTTGCCGAACATGCCTTATTGGGTGCGGCCGGTTTAGTCTCGGTAGCCAGTAATGTTTGGCCGCAGCAAGTGGCCGATATCGTGGCGAAAGGCTTGGCGGGCGAAGCCATTGGTGCGGTATTGCGCGAGACGGCGGAGAGCTTATTTGTAGCGCCAAGCCCGATTCCGACTAAAGCTTTAATGCATTATCAGCAGCGCATTGCCAGTAATGTATTGCGCTTGCCATTGTGCGCCGAGGATTTAGCCTCGCTGGCGCCTTTATTGGCGGCGGATTTGCAATGGGCGGCGGCTTAA
- a CDS encoding nitronate monooxygenase codes for MKRVDDFRLKFGKEEYVPIMIGGMGVDISTADLALEACRLGGIGHISDAMINTVTDRRYNTKYVKDKLKQYKFNVANSDKAVVQFDLEQLANATRLHVEATMARKQGNGMIFINCMEKLTMNGPKETLRVRMNAALDAGIDGITLAAGLHLGSFALIENHPRFHTAKLGIIVSSVRALQLFIKKSARTGRLPDFVVVEGPLAGGHLGFGMDWADFKLEDIVAEVLAWVQKEGYENMPVIPAGGIFTGSDAVKFLEMGAGGVQVATRFTVTKECGLPDDVKQEYFKADEELIEVNQISPTGYPMRMLKNTPAIGSGIRPNCEAYGYLLDASGNCSYIQAYNKVIEENPNAKKISEIHVYEKTCLCTHMRNFDCWTCGHFTYRLKDTTNQLADGRYQLLTAEHVFKDYQFSTDNQVALPELDESAV; via the coding sequence ATGAAGCGTGTTGATGATTTTCGTCTGAAATTTGGTAAAGAAGAGTATGTGCCGATTATGATCGGTGGCATGGGTGTGGATATCTCCACTGCCGATTTAGCACTAGAAGCCTGCCGTCTTGGCGGCATCGGGCATATCTCCGACGCGATGATTAATACCGTCACCGATCGTCGCTACAACACAAAATACGTCAAAGACAAACTCAAGCAATACAAGTTCAATGTAGCCAATAGCGACAAAGCCGTGGTGCAATTCGATTTAGAACAGTTGGCCAACGCCACCCGTTTGCACGTTGAAGCCACCATGGCGCGTAAGCAGGGCAATGGCATGATCTTCATCAACTGTATGGAAAAGTTGACGATGAACGGCCCAAAAGAAACCTTGCGCGTGCGAATGAATGCTGCGCTTGATGCCGGCATCGACGGCATTACCTTAGCCGCCGGTTTGCATTTAGGCTCTTTTGCGCTGATTGAAAACCATCCGCGCTTTCATACTGCCAAGCTGGGGATTATTGTTTCGTCGGTACGGGCACTGCAGCTGTTTATCAAAAAATCAGCACGTACCGGCCGTTTACCCGATTTTGTCGTGGTTGAAGGCCCATTAGCTGGAGGCCATTTAGGCTTTGGTATGGATTGGGCTGATTTTAAGCTTGAAGACATCGTCGCCGAAGTGCTCGCTTGGGTACAAAAAGAAGGCTACGAGAATATGCCGGTGATTCCAGCCGGTGGCATTTTCACCGGTTCCGACGCGGTTAAATTCTTAGAAATGGGTGCTGGCGGCGTACAAGTGGCAACGCGCTTTACCGTGACCAAAGAATGCGGCCTGCCGGACGATGTGAAGCAAGAATACTTTAAAGCCGACGAAGAACTGATCGAAGTGAATCAGATTTCACCAACAGGCTACCCAATGCGGATGTTGAAAAACACCCCCGCCATTGGTTCTGGTATTCGCCCAAATTGTGAAGCCTATGGTTATTTGCTCGATGCCAGCGGCAACTGCTCTTACATTCAAGCGTATAACAAAGTCATCGAAGAAAATCCAAACGCGAAAAAGATTTCTGAAATTCACGTTTATGAAAAAACTTGCTTATGCACGCACATGCGTAACTTTGATTGCTGGACTTGTGGGCACTTTACCTACCGCCTTAAAGACACCACCAATCAATTGGCCGATGGTCGTTATCAATTGCTCACTGCTGAGCACGTGTTTAAAGACTACCAATTTAGCACCGACAACCAAGTCGCCCTGCCCGAGTTGGATGAGTCTGCGGTCTAA